Below is a window of Leucobacter chromiiresistens DNA.
GAACGCGGGGCGAGCAGCACCGAGACGACCCCCACGGCGGCGGCGCCCGCAGCCCAGGGCGCACCCGCCTGCAGCGTCGGCACGATCCATGACCCGGCGGAGTCGACGAACCTCACGAGCGAGAGCAGTACGCCGAGTGCGCCGATGAGCGAGCCGCAGATGGCGATCGGGCGTCGTGAGCGGCTGGGGTGCGGGAGGCGAGGCATGTGTCACCGTCACTTTCCGGTCAGTGTTCGCGATGCGAACGGCGGCCCCCTCACCGAGTGTATGCGGAGGCGAGGTGCCGGGGCACCTCTGCTCCCAGTGGCTCGCGGGCGTCGGGCGCCGGCGCTCGCCAGCGTCAGAGATTCGGCGTCGGTGAGACGTTTGGGTGGGGATCGGTCTCACCGACGGCGAATCTCTCACCGAAGCGGCGGGTGGCGGAGGTGTAGAGGCGGAGGGGGCGCAGTCAGCGCCCCCGGCCGGAGACACGGCCGCGCCTAAAATGGTCGGATGCTGACAGCCGGAGTCGACCTCGCCGCGGAGCGCACGGGTACCGCGCTCGCCGTGGTCGAGTGGGGTGACGCTCGCGCCGAGCTGCAGCACCTGCAGCTCGGCGTCGACGACGCGCAGATCGTCGAGACCATGCCGCGCGTCGCCCAGCTCGGGATCGACTGCGCCTTCGGATGGCCCGACGAGTTCGTCAGCTTCGTCGCGGCGCACGCCGCTCGAGATCGCGATGCCACGCCGCCCGATGGCGGGATCGCCTGGCGCCGCACGCTCGCGTATCGGGCGACCGACCGCGACGTGCGCGAACGGACCGGGCGCTGGCCGCTGAGCGTCTCCACGGATCGGCTGGGGCTCACCGCGATGCGGTGCGCCGGACTGCTCGCCCGTCTCGAGGAGAGCGGGGCCGATGTCGACCGCTCCGGCGCGGGCGATGTGGTCGAGGTCTACCCGGGCGCGACGCTGCGGCACTGGGGGTTCGCAACGATGGGATACCGTGCGCACGCGGAGCGCCGTGAGCGGCTGCTCGGCGAGATCGGCGCAGCGGCGCCGTGGTTCGACGTCTACGCGTTCCGCGACCTGATGGTCGCTTCGGCCGACGCCTTCGACGCGGTCATCGCCGCGCTCGCGGCGCGCAGCTCGGCGACCGGACGCAGCACACCGCCCCCGCCGGAGCTGCTCGATCGGGCGCGCCGAGAGGGGTGGATCGCCCTGCCGAACGTGGGTCTGCCCGAGCTGCTCGCGGGGCGCTGACACCCGAGCGCGGTGCAACCCGCGGGTTGCTCCCGCGCGGCGGCCCGCGGGCCCTCGCCAGCGTCGGAGATTCGGCGTCGGTGAGACGTTTGGGTGGGGAACGGTCTCACCGACGGCGAATCTCTCACCGAAGCGGCGGGTGGCAGCGGCGGGTGGGGGAGGTGTGGAGGCGGAGGGAGGGCGCCCCGAGCCCGCGCCCCTGCCGCGAGCGCCACGGGGTTTGCTAGCGTAAGCGGCGTACGGGTCCGAATCGAGAACGGCGAGTGAGCGATGACCGAAGACACGACCGGAAGCGCCAGCGGATCGAATGAGCCCGAGGGCGACGACGACCTGCCGATCTACGAGCCCCCGTTCGGCCTCGACGCGGTGCCGGACTTCTGCGAGCGCCTCGTCGAGTACCTGATCGTCGAATCGCCCGACGACGAGTTCACGTTCGAGGGGGTGGAGGGGGAGGAGTCGCAGGGCGTCTGGATTCTGCCGCTCGGCGGCTACGACCCGAATGAAGACAGGACGCTCACCGAGGGCGCCCCCGCAGACCGCGAGCTGCCGCCGGGCGGCTACGCGGAGGTTGCCGACACGTGGGCCCAGGGCGTGCGCCGCGTGCTCCACCAGGCGTGGGGTGCCCCGCTCGTGCGCACGCCGAAGCTGGTGGGCGTCTCGCAGGAGCCCGAGGGCATCCTCGACTTCCTCATGGTCGCGGTGAGCATCGACCGGGCCGAGATGTGGGATCGCGGCGAGCTGTGCTGCGTGCTCCTCACCAGCTGGGACGGCGAGCCGATGACGAGCATGCTGCGGCAGATCCTCGTGGTGCTGCCCCGCGAGTACGCCTTCGGCGGCATGGCGGTGCTCGCCGATGACGAGATCACGGTGCACGACCTGATCATGCACGGCGAGCACCCCCTCGAACTGCGCCGGCGCGCGTGGCTGATGAGCACGCTCGCGGGGCAGGGCGAGGTGCGGGTGCGCGACACGGCGCTCGAGGCGTCGCGGTTCAGCCTGCGGTCGCGGGGCGGCACGACGACGGTGTGGACGTTCGCCGACGACGGCCGGGTGCTGGTGCTCATGCAGGATCCCGATTCCGAGTTCATCACGAGCGCCGCAGGGCAGCTCATCGCCGACCAGCTGTCGGGCGCGGAGGCGCATTCCGCGGGCGACGCGGCGGACGCCGCGCATCCGGAGGAGCTGCTGGAGGAGGCCCGGCTGATCCTCATCGCCCGCATGCTCGACGGCATTCCCGACGATCTGCGGGAGCTGATCGCCGCCCCCGCCGAGAACGGCCGCGGCGAGCCGGGCGAGCACGAGCTCGAGTTCCGCATGCTCGGCGACCAGCCCCTGCCGATCATCTCGGGCGCGGTCTGGTTCGACGGGGAGCACTGGCGGGTGACGCGCAACCTGCTCGAGATCGGCAGCCTGAACGACTTCGGCATGGACGACTTCGGGTTCGCGGACGCGGTGCGGCGGCCGTACCGGCTCGGCGGATCCTTCACCGTCGACGACGTCGCCGGGCGCGCGACCGACGAGCGCCGCCGGCAGATCGAGCACCTGTTCGCGGCGTGCCCCTACCCGGAGCAGCAGCGGCCGGCGGACCACGAGCGCCTCGGCTACGGGCTGCCGCGCGATTCGACGCACGCCGAGCTGGTGGCGCAGATCGAGCGGATCACGGAGGCGTGGTGGAGCACCGACCCGGGGTCGGTCGACTGGAAGGATCGCACCTTCAGCGTGGGCGGCCGCGACCTGCGCGACGACGACGGGCGCGTGCTGCGCACGGTGCTCGCGGTCGCGGAGCCCTGGACGGTGGAGGTGCTGCAGGCCTGGGTCGGCGGGCTGAGCGATGCGATGGAGGATCGGTGGGGCGCCGCCTTCGAGATGCACGCGCGCGAACCGAAGACGGGCATGGAGCGCAAGACGCCCGTCGCGCGCGTGATGCGCGGCATCGGCATCATGAGCGCGCCCATGTGGTGGGTGAACGGGCACGCGGTGGCGCTGGTCGCCGGCGCCCCCGATCCGAGCACCGGTGAGGAGCCGCAGGCGATCATCGTGATCGGGAGGGCCGACGCGGTCGTCGACATCATGCGCGGCACCCGCGCGTGGGAGCTGCGGCAGCGCACCCGGGTGATCGCATCGCTCGCGACGGAGGTCGCGGGGGAGCCCGCCCCGCAGGAGATCGCGTGGCGCGGGCCGCACCTCGCAGGATCATCGGTGCGCCCGGACGCGGTGCGGGGGCGGGTGCGCGCCGACGACCACTACTGGGTGTGGCACTTCGCCCACGACGGGCGCGGGCTGCTCATGTCGTTCCCGGTCGACGCGGCGGCGGCCGAGGAGGCGCGGCTCTCGTTCGAGGATCAGGCCCGGCTCTTCGCCGGGGTGCCGGTCGATCTGCTGTCGCTCGTCACCGACCGCGACCCCGACGGGCTGTACCCCGTGGTGACGCGGGAACGCCCCGGCGGATCGGCGATCCCCGGCTTTCTGCCGACCGCGAGCGCACTGCCCGCGGTGCAGGCGGTGTTCTGGCGCGACGCGTACGACTGGCGCGCTTCGGGCGGCATGCTGGAGCGGGTGCGGCCCGCGTTCGCGGCGGCGGCGGAGGCGGCGGAGGCGGAGGGCGACGCCGACGCGGCACCCGACTCGGCCCTCGACACGGCTCCCGACTCAGCTCACGATACGATTCGCGGCGATGATCAGCATGCGGCCCCCGACACATCGAATCCGTTCGCGACCCTCTACTCGGCCGTGATCGGCGTGCCGCAGCTGCAGTGGGCGGTGGGGGCCGGCGAGGAGTTCGGATCGCACATCCTCGCCGACGACCGCTACTCGAGCGTCGTCTTCGGGCACCCCGTCGCCTTCGAGCAGGCCGAAGCGGCCTACGCGCGGCTCGGCGACGTGCACCGCGTGGCGCTCACCGGGTCGCTCAACCAGTTCCTCGACACCGTGCTCGGCATGCCGCCGCGCCGCTACGTGCTCGACGCGGCGCTCGCGAACCCCGACCCGCGGAACCGCGCCGAGATCGCGTTCCTGCTGCTCGACGACCTCGACGACCTCGACGCGTCGGTGCAGCTGTCGCACCTGACCCCGATCAACGTGCTGTTCGAGAACCCGACGCTCGGCGCCGACGACCGGCTGCTGCTCATCAGGCTGCTCGAAGCCGGAGCCCAGGCCGGGCCGGGCCTCGGCGGCCCGGGCGTCGCGCGTCATCCGATCGTGCAGCTCGCCGGCCGCGACCTCGACGACGCCCTCATCGAGCCGTTCGTGCACTCGCTCCTCATGCGGGGCGAGCTCGACCTGACGGCGCCCGCGCTGCCCGACGGCCGCAGCGTGCTCGCGTACGTCGAGGCCGGCGAGTTCGCGCACGGACGCAGCCGCACGGGGCTGCTCGCGCAGCTGCGGGAGGCGCAGGGCGGGTTCCCGTTCGAGCCGTGACCGGTCAGTGCCGTGCAGTATTGAAGCTCTGAGTGCACGGAAGTGACCGCTCACGGGCGGTGCCAGCGCGCGGGCGCCTTCGTGATCCTGCCGAGCAGCCATTCGAGCGGGCCCTGCCCCACGGTGAGCGCCCACAGCGTGCACCCCGCGATCACGCCCGCGGTCGTCGGCCAGAACGGGTCGAGGTCCCGGAACCCGGCCGACGGGTCGAGCCCCGGATCGCGGGCGGTCTCGACCGCGATCCAGACCGCCCAGATGCTGATGTGCACGACGTACGCGGTGAGCGGCATGGAGCCCACGGCGCGGAGGGGCAGCGCGATCCAGCGCAGGGGCGTGAGGCACAGCAGCACCGCGGCGCCCGTCACCGCGAGCGCGAACCCGCCCGAGCCGAGCGCCTCGCCCACGCCCGAGCCGTGCGGGGCGTCGCTCAGCGCGGCGACCCACCATGCGCCCGCGCCGTCTGAGAACGCGCGCGCCTCGGCGCCCTCTGCGGCGCGCGCGATCGACCCGACCACTCCGTACCCGAGCACGGCGAGCAGCACGCCCGCCCCGAGCAGCGGCCACGCGTATCTGCGCGAGCGCATGAGCAGCGCGCCCGCCGCCATGCCGCACAGCAGGAACGCGAGCCACAGCGGCAGGGGGTAGTTCCACGCGATGAGGCGGAGCGACTCCTCGACCGCGAGCGGGCCGTCGCTGCGGGCGACCGCGTCGTCGATCCACTGCACGGCGAACGGCGCCCCGAGGGCGAGCGCCGCGGAGATCGCGAAGAGCGCCCGCGGGGCGAGCCGCGTGAAGGGGATCGCGAGCACGAACAGCGCTCCGTAGGCGGGCAGGATCACGTACACCGGCACCTCGAGATCGTCGAGCCAGATGCCGAGCAGCCAGAGCAGCACGCCGCGCAGCAGCAGCTGCGTGCGCAGCCCGAAGAGCGGCGCCGGTGCCGGGACCGCGCTCGCCAACCGGCGGCGCTCCGCAGCGACCGAGACGATGCCGAGCGACACCCCCGCGAGCATGGCGAAGAGCACCGCCGAGCGCCCCTCCACCAGGCCCGACCAGGTGCCGGGGTCGCTCCACTCGAGCGGCGAGATCACCGCCAGGTGGGCCGCGAACACGCCGATCACGGCGAGCCCGCGGGCGAGGTCGACGCCCGCGATGCGCGCCGGAGGCCCGAGTCGCGCGATCTGCGCTCGGAGACGGGACGCGGGAGAGACGATGCCGCTATTCTCGCTCAGGCCCGGAAGCGAGAACAAGAGCACCGCCGTTCGCGCTTCCCAGGCAGTGGGACGGGCTTCGCGAGCGGACGGCCCGCCTGCTACCGTGACTGCGTGACAGAATCAGTGCAGACCAGCGCCCCCGAGCGCGAAACGTGGGGCCGCAGAAGCGCCTTCATCATCGCCGCCATCAGCTCGGCCGTCGGCCTCGGCAACATCTGGCGATTCCCGGGAGTGGCCTACGAGAACGGCGGCGGCGCCTTCCTGATTCCCTACCTCGTCGCCTTCCTGACGGCGGGCCTGCCGATCCTCTTCCTCGACTACGCCATCGGCCACAAGTACCGCGCCGCGCCGCCGCTCGCGTTCAAGCGGCTCAACCGCAAGGCGGAGCCGCTCGGCTGGTGGCAGGTGGGTGTCTCCTTCCTCATCCTGACCTACTACGCCGTGATCATCGCCTGGGCCCTCGGCTTCGTCTGGTTCAGCTTCGGGCGCCAGTGGGGCGACGACGCCGTCGGGTTCTTCACCGGCGACTACCTCCAGCTCGCCGACGCCCCCGGCGTCACCCTGGACTTCGTGCCCGCCGTGCTCGTCACCCTGCTGATCGTGTGGATCGCCGCCATCGTCGTGATGTCGCTCGGCCTGCGACGCGGCCTCGATCGCGCGAACCGCATCACGCTGCCCCTGCTCGTGATCGTATTCGTGATCATCGTGATCTACGCGATGACGCTGCCCGGTGCCTGGGACGGCATCAACCAGTTCTTCGAGCCCGACTTCGCGGCGCTCGCGCACCCCGGCGTCTGGCTCGCGGCCTACGGGCACATCTTCTTCTCGTTCTCGATCGCCTTCGGCATCATGCTCACGTACTCGTCGTACATGAAGCGGCGCAGCGACCTCGCCGGGTCGGGCCTCGTCGTCGCGTTCGCGAACTGCGGCTTCGAGATCCTCGCGGGCATCGGCGTGTTCGCCGCCCTCGGCTTCCTCGCCTACACCCAGAACGTGCAGATCGACGACCTCGAAGGTCTGAGCGGCGTCGCGCTCGCCTTCATGACGTTCCCCACGCTGCTCAGCGAGATGCCCGCCGGCGCCGTCATGGGCGTGCTCTTCTTCGGGTCGCTCGTGCTCGCCGGGTTCTCATCGCTGCTCTCGATCTACCAGGTGGTCACCGGCTCGCTGCAGGACAAGACCGGATGGTCGACGCGCCGCGTCGCCGTGACGGTCGGCCTCGCCGCGGGCATCCCGTCGGTGCTGCTGTTCGGCACCACCTCGGGCCTGAACGTGCTCGACGTGCTCGACGCCTTCGTGAACAACATCGGCGTGACCGGCTCGGCCGTCGCCACCCTCGTGCTGGTCGCCTGGGTGTTCCGCGCCGTGCCGAGCCTGCGCGCGCACCTCAATGCGCTCTCGTCGCTGAAGCTCGGCCGGGTCTGGACGCTCGCCGTATCGGCGGTCACCCCCGTGATCCTCGCCGTCATTCTGGTGCGCGGCGTCACCGAGTACCTCACGGCGGGCTACGGCGGGTTTCCGACCTGGTTCATCACGACGATCGGCTGGGGCGCCATCGCCCTGCTCGCGGTATTCTCGTTCGCGATGAGCTACCGGGCGTACCGCCGCAGCGACGCCACGAGCTTCGTTCCCGACGAGCCCGACCGGCTCCGCACCGAGATGACGGACCTCATCACCGAGGCCCGCGAGACGTCCGCGCAGCGACGCACCACTGGAGGAACGCGATGACCACCGGCGCACTCATCATGATGGTGCTCTCCATCGGCATTCTCTGGGGCGGCCTCGCCTGGTCGATTCTGCGCCTGCGCAAGCACCCCGACGTCAGCGGAGTCGGCGAGGACGACTGATGACCCTCGCCATCGACGACGGCGACGTGGCCGCGATCCGCAGAAGGCTGCGCGTCGCGGCGGAGGATGCGGCGGAGGCCGTACCGACGATGCCGGGCGCGGGGGCCTTCGGGCCGGCGGTGCTCGGCAGCGCCGTCGCGGCGTTCGAAGCCGCGATGCGTCGGGAGGCGGAGCGCCTGACGAGGCGATGGGCCGACCTCGAGACCGGGGTGCGCGACACCTTCGCCGACTTGAACGCAGTCGAGGAGGAGCTCACGGCCGGCATCGGGCGCCTCGGCGCG
It encodes the following:
- a CDS encoding heparan-alpha-glucosaminide N-acetyltransferase domain-containing protein, coding for MFSLPGLSENSGIVSPASRLRAQIARLGPPARIAGVDLARGLAVIGVFAAHLAVISPLEWSDPGTWSGLVEGRSAVLFAMLAGVSLGIVSVAAERRRLASAVPAPAPLFGLRTQLLLRGVLLWLLGIWLDDLEVPVYVILPAYGALFVLAIPFTRLAPRALFAISAALALGAPFAVQWIDDAVARSDGPLAVEESLRLIAWNYPLPLWLAFLLCGMAAGALLMRSRRYAWPLLGAGVLLAVLGYGVVGSIARAAEGAEARAFSDGAGAWWVAALSDAPHGSGVGEALGSGGFALAVTGAAVLLCLTPLRWIALPLRAVGSMPLTAYVVHISIWAVWIAVETARDPGLDPSAGFRDLDPFWPTTAGVIAGCTLWALTVGQGPLEWLLGRITKAPARWHRP
- a CDS encoding sodium-dependent transporter is translated as MTESVQTSAPERETWGRRSAFIIAAISSAVGLGNIWRFPGVAYENGGGAFLIPYLVAFLTAGLPILFLDYAIGHKYRAAPPLAFKRLNRKAEPLGWWQVGVSFLILTYYAVIIAWALGFVWFSFGRQWGDDAVGFFTGDYLQLADAPGVTLDFVPAVLVTLLIVWIAAIVVMSLGLRRGLDRANRITLPLLVIVFVIIVIYAMTLPGAWDGINQFFEPDFAALAHPGVWLAAYGHIFFSFSIAFGIMLTYSSYMKRRSDLAGSGLVVAFANCGFEILAGIGVFAALGFLAYTQNVQIDDLEGLSGVALAFMTFPTLLSEMPAGAVMGVLFFGSLVLAGFSSLLSIYQVVTGSLQDKTGWSTRRVAVTVGLAAGIPSVLLFGTTSGLNVLDVLDAFVNNIGVTGSAVATLVLVAWVFRAVPSLRAHLNALSSLKLGRVWTLAVSAVTPVILAVILVRGVTEYLTAGYGGFPTWFITTIGWGAIALLAVFSFAMSYRAYRRSDATSFVPDEPDRLRTEMTDLITEARETSAQRRTTGGTR
- a CDS encoding DUF429 domain-containing protein, with product MLTAGVDLAAERTGTALAVVEWGDARAELQHLQLGVDDAQIVETMPRVAQLGIDCAFGWPDEFVSFVAAHAARDRDATPPDGGIAWRRTLAYRATDRDVRERTGRWPLSVSTDRLGLTAMRCAGLLARLEESGADVDRSGAGDVVEVYPGATLRHWGFATMGYRAHAERRERLLGEIGAAAPWFDVYAFRDLMVASADAFDAVIAALAARSSATGRSTPPPPELLDRARREGWIALPNVGLPELLAGR
- a CDS encoding methionine/alanine import family NSS transporter small subunit, with protein sequence MTTGALIMMVLSIGILWGGLAWSILRLRKHPDVSGVGEDD